From Pulveribacter suum, a single genomic window includes:
- a CDS encoding PHA/PHB synthase family protein: MNFDAGWADGARQWQNMMGESWSRMLATLQPPDLGAAALAMQPHAPVRFDPDKLETLQRQYLQEAGALFAQGPAAAAAGADKRFAGDHWAHNPLAAYAVALYGLQSRTFAALADAVQADDKTRARIRFAMEQWLAAMSPSNFLAFNPEAQQKALETQGESIARGMANLLHDMRQGHISMTDESRFQVGRNVATTEGAVVFENELFQLLEYKPLTDKVHERPFLMVPPCINKYYILDLQPANSLIRYAVSQGQRTFVVSWRNPDDSLAGKTWDDYIQDAVITAIETVREIGGTPQINALGFCVGGTMLTSALAVLAARGQEPVASATLLTTLVDFTDTGILDVFIDEAFVRLREMQMGAGGLMKGQDMASTFSFLRPNDLVWNYVVGNYLKGETPPAFDLLYWNSDCTNLPGPYYAWYLRNFYLENRLVKPGALIVCGEKLDLRKVRLPVYIYGSREDHIVPIGAAYASTQALPGKKRFAMGASGHIAGVINPPAAGKRSHWLREDGKFPAALEGWLAGATQHPGSWWGDWTAWLKGHAGKQVPAPTAYGRGRQYQAIEPAPGRYVQQKA; the protein is encoded by the coding sequence ATGAATTTTGACGCAGGCTGGGCGGATGGCGCCCGTCAATGGCAAAACATGATGGGCGAGAGCTGGAGCCGCATGCTGGCCACGCTGCAGCCGCCGGACCTGGGCGCCGCAGCCCTCGCCATGCAGCCGCACGCCCCGGTGCGCTTTGACCCGGACAAGCTCGAAACGCTGCAGCGCCAGTACCTGCAGGAGGCCGGCGCGCTGTTCGCCCAGGGCCCGGCGGCGGCAGCGGCAGGCGCCGACAAGCGCTTTGCCGGCGACCACTGGGCGCACAACCCCCTGGCCGCCTACGCCGTGGCCCTGTACGGCCTGCAGTCGCGCACCTTTGCGGCCCTGGCCGATGCCGTGCAGGCCGACGACAAGACCCGCGCGCGCATCCGCTTCGCCATGGAGCAGTGGCTGGCCGCCATGTCGCCCAGCAATTTCCTGGCCTTCAACCCGGAAGCGCAGCAAAAGGCGCTGGAAACGCAGGGCGAGAGCATCGCCCGCGGCATGGCCAACCTGCTGCACGACATGCGCCAGGGCCACATCTCCATGACGGACGAGAGCCGCTTCCAGGTGGGCCGCAACGTGGCCACCACCGAGGGCGCGGTGGTATTCGAAAACGAGCTGTTCCAGCTGCTCGAATACAAGCCGCTCACCGACAAGGTGCACGAGCGGCCGTTTTTGATGGTGCCGCCGTGCATCAACAAGTACTACATCCTGGACCTGCAGCCGGCCAACTCGCTGATCCGCTATGCCGTCTCGCAGGGCCAGCGCACCTTCGTGGTCAGCTGGCGCAACCCCGACGACAGCCTGGCCGGCAAGACCTGGGACGACTACATCCAGGACGCCGTGATCACCGCCATCGAGACGGTGCGCGAGATCGGCGGCACGCCGCAGATCAACGCGCTGGGCTTTTGCGTGGGCGGCACCATGCTGACCAGCGCCCTGGCCGTGCTGGCCGCGCGCGGCCAGGAGCCAGTGGCCAGCGCCACCTTGCTGACCACGCTGGTGGACTTCACCGACACCGGCATCCTGGACGTCTTCATCGACGAGGCCTTCGTGCGCCTGCGCGAGATGCAGATGGGCGCCGGCGGCCTGATGAAGGGCCAGGACATGGCCAGCACCTTCAGCTTCTTGCGGCCCAACGACCTGGTGTGGAACTACGTGGTGGGCAACTACCTGAAGGGCGAGACCCCGCCGGCGTTTGACCTGCTGTACTGGAACAGCGACTGCACCAACCTGCCCGGGCCGTACTACGCCTGGTATTTGCGCAACTTCTACCTGGAAAACCGCCTGGTCAAGCCGGGCGCGCTCATCGTGTGCGGCGAAAAGCTCGACCTGCGCAAGGTCAGGCTGCCGGTGTACATCTACGGCTCGCGCGAGGACCACATCGTGCCCATCGGTGCGGCCTATGCCTCCACCCAGGCGCTGCCGGGCAAGAAGCGCTTCGCCATGGGCGCCTCGGGCCACATCGCGGGCGTCATCAACCCCCCGGCTGCCGGCAAGCGCAGCCACTGGCTGCGCGAGGATGGCAAGTTCCCTGCCGCCCTGGAGGGCTGGCTGGCCGGCGCCACGCAGCATCCCGGCAGCTGGTGGGGCGACTGGACCGCCTGGCTCAAGGGCCACGCCGGCAAGCAGGTGCCCGCGCCCACGGCCTACGGCCGGGGCCGCCAATACCAGGCCATCGAGCCTGCGCCCGGCCGCTACGTGCAGCAAAAGGCCTGA
- a CDS encoding acetyl-CoA C-acetyltransferase, with translation MERDIVIVSAVRTPVGKFGGALSRVPATALGAAVIREALARAGVASDQVGEVIMGQVLTAGCGQNPARQAMMAAGVARETPALTINAVCGSGLKAVMLAAQAVATGDSEIVVAGGQENMSLSPHVLNGSREGQRMGDWKLTDTMIVDGLWDVYNGYHMGVTAENVAKEQGITREMQDALALASQQKAAAAQDAGRFNDEIVGVQVPQKKGEPVTVDQDEYLNRKTSAEALAGLRPAFDKSGSVTAGNASGINDGAAAVVVMSAAKAQALGLTPLAHIRAYATSGLDPATMGMGPVPASRKALARAGWQAGDVDLFELNEAFAAQACAVNQALGVDAARVNVNGGAIALGHPIGASGCRVLVTLLHEMRRRGAGKGLAALCIGGGMGVALAVER, from the coding sequence ATGGAACGCGACATCGTCATTGTTTCCGCCGTCCGCACGCCCGTGGGCAAGTTCGGCGGCGCCCTGTCCAGGGTGCCGGCCACCGCGCTGGGGGCCGCCGTCATTCGCGAGGCGCTGGCGCGCGCCGGCGTGGCGAGCGACCAGGTGGGCGAGGTCATCATGGGCCAGGTACTGACGGCCGGCTGCGGCCAGAACCCCGCGCGCCAGGCCATGATGGCCGCCGGTGTCGCCCGGGAAACCCCGGCCCTGACCATCAACGCCGTCTGCGGCTCCGGCCTGAAGGCGGTGATGCTGGCGGCCCAGGCCGTGGCCACGGGCGACAGCGAGATCGTGGTGGCCGGCGGCCAGGAGAACATGAGCCTGTCGCCGCACGTGCTGAACGGCTCGCGTGAGGGCCAGCGCATGGGCGACTGGAAGCTCACCGACACCATGATCGTGGACGGCCTGTGGGACGTGTACAACGGCTACCACATGGGCGTCACCGCCGAGAACGTGGCTAAGGAGCAGGGCATCACCCGCGAGATGCAGGACGCACTGGCCCTGGCCAGCCAGCAAAAGGCCGCTGCCGCCCAGGACGCGGGCCGCTTCAACGACGAGATCGTGGGCGTGCAGGTGCCGCAGAAAAAGGGCGAGCCGGTGACGGTGGACCAGGACGAGTACCTGAACCGCAAGACCAGCGCCGAAGCCCTGGCCGGCCTGCGCCCGGCGTTCGACAAATCAGGCTCGGTGACGGCCGGCAACGCCTCGGGCATCAACGACGGCGCGGCCGCCGTGGTGGTCATGAGCGCCGCCAAGGCCCAGGCGCTGGGCCTGACGCCGCTGGCGCACATCCGCGCCTACGCCACCTCGGGCCTGGACCCGGCCACCATGGGCATGGGGCCGGTGCCGGCCTCGCGCAAGGCGCTGGCGCGCGCCGGCTGGCAGGCGGGCGACGTGGATCTGTTCGAGCTCAACGAAGCATTTGCCGCGCAGGCCTGCGCCGTCAACCAGGCGCTGGGCGTGGACGCCGCCCGCGTCAACGTCAACGGCGGGGCCATCGCCCTGGGCCATCCGATCGGCGCCTCGGGCTGCCGGGTGCTGGTCACGCTGCTGCACGAGATGCGCCGCCGCGGCGCCGGCAAGGGACTGGCCGCGCTGTGCATCGGCGGCGGCATGGGCGTGGCGCTGGCGGTCGAGCGCTGA
- the phbB gene encoding acetoacetyl-CoA reductase, producing MSQKVAYVTGGMGGIGTAICQRLHKEGFRVIAGCGPTRDHQKWLDEQKAQGYTFHASAGNVGDWDSTVAAFDKAKAEHGAIDVLVNNAGITRDRMFLKMSREDWDAVIETNLNSMFNVTKQVVAGMVEKGWGRIINISSVNGEKGQAGQTNYSAAKAGMHGFTMALAQELAAKGVTVNTVAPGYIGTDMVKAIRPDVLEKIVATVPVKRLGEPSEIASIIAWLASDEGGYTTGAEFSVNGGLHMN from the coding sequence ATGAGCCAGAAAGTAGCGTACGTGACCGGGGGCATGGGAGGCATAGGCACCGCCATCTGCCAGCGCCTGCACAAGGAGGGCTTTCGGGTCATCGCCGGCTGCGGGCCCACGCGCGACCACCAGAAGTGGCTGGACGAGCAAAAGGCGCAGGGCTACACCTTTCACGCGTCGGCCGGCAATGTGGGCGACTGGGACTCCACCGTGGCCGCCTTCGACAAGGCCAAGGCCGAGCACGGCGCCATCGACGTGCTGGTGAACAACGCCGGCATCACCCGCGACCGCATGTTCCTGAAGATGTCGCGCGAGGACTGGGACGCCGTGATCGAGACCAACCTCAACTCCATGTTCAACGTGACCAAGCAGGTCGTGGCCGGCATGGTGGAAAAAGGCTGGGGCCGCATCATCAACATCTCCAGCGTGAACGGCGAGAAGGGCCAGGCCGGCCAGACCAACTACTCGGCCGCCAAGGCCGGCATGCACGGCTTCACCATGGCACTGGCCCAGGAGCTGGCCGCCAAGGGCGTCACGGTGAACACCGTGGCGCCGGGCTACATCGGCACCGACATGGTGAAAGCCATCCGCCCGGACGTGCTGGAGAAAATCGTCGCCACGGTACCCGTCAAGCGCCTGGGCGAGCCCAGCGAGATCGCCTCCATCATCGCCTGGCTGGCCAGCGACGAGGGCGGCTACACCACCGGGGCGGAGTTCTCCGTCAACGGCGGCCTGCACATGAATTGA
- a CDS encoding ABC-F family ATP-binding cassette domain-containing protein: protein MITLKNVTLRRGARVVLDGVSATINPGEHVGLVGRNGAGKSSLFALLAGHLHEDGGEFFVPPQWCMAQVAQEMPETEESASAFVLEGDARLAQLQQALDAAQHGGDGMAIAQLHADLQDAGAHDALSRAQALILGLGFSPAQLEQPVSSFSGGWRMRLQLARALMSPSDLLLLDEPTNHLDLDALVWLEAWLKRYAGTLIVISHDREFLDAVTGVTLHIDNAQLTRYGGNYSRFEELRAQQLVLQQAAFERQQDKIAHLQSFIDRFKAKATKARQAQSRVKQIERMERLAPVLASADFTFTFKEPANLPNPMLAITDAAFGYVGDDGEQITILRGVSRSVLAGQRIGILGANGQGKSTLVKTIAREMAPLAGKVTEGKGLSIGYFAQQELDVLRPAENPLEHMVRLAKDTGADAAQSREQELRNYLGSFNFSGDMVRQAVGSMSGGEKARLVLAMIVWQRPNLLLLDEPTNHLDLATREALAMALQDFDGTVMLVSHDRALLRSVCEDFWLVGRGQVGPFDGDLDDYQRYLLDESRRLREAARAAEAPPAADAGRAPAASGREQRKASAQARQQLAEKTRPLRRELEKVDARLSQLAAEKEALEQRLATSLPPAEIAECGRALKACADEIEQLEERWLELSEAIEALQAQA from the coding sequence ATGATCACCTTGAAGAATGTGACCCTGCGCCGCGGCGCCAGGGTCGTGCTGGATGGCGTGTCCGCCACCATCAACCCCGGCGAGCATGTCGGCCTGGTCGGGCGCAACGGCGCCGGCAAATCCTCCCTGTTCGCCCTGCTGGCCGGCCATCTGCACGAGGACGGGGGCGAGTTTTTCGTCCCGCCGCAGTGGTGCATGGCCCAGGTGGCGCAGGAGATGCCCGAGACCGAGGAAAGCGCCAGCGCCTTCGTGCTGGAGGGCGACGCGCGCCTGGCCCAGCTGCAGCAGGCCTTGGACGCCGCGCAGCACGGCGGCGACGGCATGGCCATCGCCCAGCTGCACGCCGATCTGCAGGACGCCGGCGCGCACGATGCGCTGTCGCGCGCCCAGGCGCTGATCCTGGGCCTGGGCTTTTCGCCGGCGCAGCTGGAGCAGCCGGTGAGCAGCTTCTCGGGCGGCTGGCGTATGCGTCTGCAGCTGGCGCGCGCGCTGATGAGCCCGTCCGACCTGCTGCTGCTGGACGAGCCCACCAACCACCTGGACTTGGACGCGCTGGTCTGGCTGGAGGCCTGGCTCAAGCGCTACGCCGGCACGCTGATCGTCATCAGCCATGACCGCGAGTTCCTGGACGCCGTCACCGGCGTCACGCTGCACATCGACAACGCCCAGCTGACCCGCTACGGCGGCAACTACAGCCGCTTCGAGGAGCTGCGAGCCCAGCAGCTGGTGCTGCAGCAGGCCGCCTTCGAGCGCCAGCAGGACAAGATCGCCCACCTGCAAAGCTTCATCGACCGCTTCAAGGCCAAGGCCACCAAGGCCCGGCAGGCGCAAAGCCGCGTCAAGCAGATCGAGCGCATGGAGCGCCTCGCACCGGTGCTGGCCAGCGCCGATTTCACCTTCACCTTCAAGGAGCCGGCCAACCTGCCCAACCCCATGCTGGCGATCACCGACGCGGCCTTTGGTTACGTGGGTGACGACGGCGAGCAGATCACTATCTTGCGCGGCGTCAGCCGCTCGGTGCTGGCCGGGCAGCGCATCGGCATCCTGGGTGCCAACGGCCAGGGCAAGTCCACGCTGGTCAAGACCATCGCCCGCGAGATGGCGCCGCTCGCCGGCAAGGTGACCGAGGGCAAGGGCCTCTCGATCGGCTACTTCGCGCAGCAGGAACTGGACGTGCTGCGCCCGGCCGAGAACCCGCTGGAGCACATGGTGCGCCTGGCGAAGGACACCGGCGCCGACGCGGCCCAGTCGCGCGAGCAAGAGCTGCGCAACTATCTTGGCAGCTTCAACTTCAGCGGCGACATGGTGCGCCAGGCCGTGGGCAGCATGAGCGGCGGCGAGAAGGCCCGGCTGGTGCTGGCCATGATCGTCTGGCAGCGGCCCAACCTGCTGCTGCTGGACGAGCCCACCAACCACCTGGACCTGGCCACGCGCGAGGCCCTGGCCATGGCGCTGCAGGACTTTGACGGCACCGTCATGCTGGTCAGCCATGACCGGGCGCTACTGCGCTCGGTCTGCGAGGACTTCTGGCTGGTCGGCCGCGGCCAGGTCGGCCCCTTCGACGGCGACCTGGACGACTACCAGCGCTACTTGCTCGACGAATCGCGCCGCCTGCGCGAGGCCGCCCGGGCGGCCGAGGCGCCGCCCGCAGCAGACGCAGGCCGCGCCCCTGCCGCCAGCGGGCGCGAGCAGCGCAAGGCCAGTGCACAGGCGCGCCAGCAGCTGGCCGAAAAAACCCGCCCCTTGCGCCGCGAACTGGAAAAGGTGGACGCCAGGCTGTCCCAGCTGGCCGCCGAGAAGGAGGCGCTGGAGCAGCGCCTTGCCACCTCCCTGCCGCCCGCCGAGATCGCCGAGTGCGGGCGTGCCCTGAAAGCCTGCGCCGACGAGATCGAACAGCTCGAAGAGCGCTGGCTGGAGCTGAGCGAGGCGATCGAGGCGCTGCAGGCGCAGGCGTGA
- the prmB gene encoding 50S ribosomal protein L3 N(5)-glutamine methyltransferase, protein MTGSAPLVAGATVGELVASGGQRLAQAGVAFGHGTTCARDEAAWLVLWSLGLPLDSPLDGAPDSVANQPVTPAQQARAAMLFEERIATRKPAAYLTREAWLQGVPFYVDERAIVPRSFIAELLADASIDPWLGEHTRHVLDLCTGNGSLAVLAALAWPEVQVTGADLSPDALAVARINVDRHGLQGRVALVHSDVLAQVPGPWDLILCNPPYVNERSMAALPAEYRAEPRLALAGGGDGMDFVRTLLAGAAACMSEDAVLVLEIGNERPHFEAAFPALPVVWLDTSAGEDQVLLVTRRALQDFSPS, encoded by the coding sequence ATGACGGGCAGCGCCCCCCTCGTGGCCGGCGCCACCGTGGGCGAGCTGGTGGCCAGCGGCGGGCAGCGCCTGGCGCAGGCCGGCGTTGCCTTTGGCCACGGCACCACCTGCGCCCGCGACGAGGCCGCGTGGCTGGTGCTGTGGTCCCTGGGCCTGCCCCTGGACAGCCCGCTGGATGGCGCCCCCGATTCAGTGGCAAATCAGCCCGTAACGCCCGCCCAGCAAGCGCGGGCAGCTATGCTTTTTGAAGAGCGCATCGCCACCCGCAAGCCCGCCGCCTACCTGACGCGCGAGGCTTGGCTGCAGGGCGTGCCGTTTTATGTGGACGAGCGCGCCATCGTGCCGCGCAGCTTCATCGCCGAACTGCTGGCCGACGCCAGCATCGACCCCTGGCTGGGCGAGCACACGCGCCACGTGCTGGACCTGTGCACCGGCAACGGCAGCCTGGCCGTGCTGGCCGCCCTGGCCTGGCCCGAGGTGCAGGTGACCGGCGCCGATCTGTCGCCGGACGCCCTGGCCGTGGCGCGCATCAATGTCGATCGGCACGGCCTGCAAGGGCGCGTCGCCCTGGTGCACAGCGACGTCCTGGCCCAGGTGCCGGGACCGTGGGACCTGATCCTGTGCAACCCGCCCTACGTGAACGAGCGCAGCATGGCCGCCCTGCCTGCCGAATACCGCGCCGAGCCGCGCCTGGCCCTGGCCGGGGGCGGCGACGGCATGGACTTCGTGCGCACCTTGCTGGCCGGCGCGGCCGCCTGCATGAGCGAAGACGCCGTGCTGGTGCTGGAGATCGGCAACGAGCGGCCCCACTTCGAGGCCGCCTTCCCTGCCCTGCCCGTCGTGTGGCTGGACACCAGTGCCGGCGAGGACCAGGTGCTGCTGGTCACGCGCCGCGCGCTGCAAGACTTTTCCCCTAGCTGA
- the dapE gene encoding succinyl-diaminopimelate desuccinylase has translation MTPTLQLARELIARPSVTPEDAGCLELLAARLAPLGFAHERLDSGEVCNLWSKRAPAPASSAQAAIKTIAFVGHTDVVPPGPLEHWSSPPFTPTERDGRLYGRGASDMKTSIAAFVVAVQEFLAATPEPQIAIALLLTSDEEGPSVEGTRVVVEQLRARGQAIDWCLVGEPTAVQQTGDMVKNGRRGTLSGRLTVRGVQGHIAYPQLAKNPIHQALPALAELAATRWDEGNAFFPPTSWQISNVHGGTGATNVIPGQVVVDFNFRFSTECTAEGLQQQVHAVLDRHGLDCELAWALGGQPFLTPAGTLVEAVRGAIHDETGLTAELSTTGGTSDGRFMAQICPQVVEVGPPNASIHKIDEHIRLADIEPLKNIYRRTLERLNAQAAA, from the coding sequence ATGACCCCCACGCTGCAACTGGCCCGCGAGCTGATCGCCCGCCCCTCCGTCACCCCCGAAGACGCCGGCTGCCTGGAGCTGCTGGCCGCGCGCCTGGCGCCCCTGGGCTTTGCCCACGAGCGCCTGGACAGCGGCGAGGTCTGCAACCTATGGTCAAAACGGGCTCCAGCGCCCGCCAGCAGTGCGCAAGCAGCTATCAAAACAATAGCTTTCGTGGGCCATACCGACGTGGTGCCACCCGGCCCGCTGGAGCACTGGAGCAGCCCGCCCTTCACCCCCACCGAGCGGGACGGCCGCCTGTACGGGCGCGGCGCCAGCGACATGAAAACCTCGATTGCCGCCTTCGTCGTGGCGGTGCAGGAGTTCCTCGCCGCCACGCCCGAGCCGCAAATCGCCATTGCCCTGCTGCTGACCAGCGACGAGGAAGGCCCTTCGGTAGAAGGCACGCGCGTGGTCGTCGAGCAGCTGCGCGCGCGCGGCCAGGCGATCGACTGGTGCCTGGTGGGCGAGCCCACCGCCGTGCAGCAGACCGGCGACATGGTGAAGAACGGCCGGCGCGGCACGCTGTCGGGCCGGCTCACCGTGCGCGGCGTGCAGGGCCACATTGCCTACCCGCAGCTGGCAAAGAACCCCATCCACCAGGCGCTGCCAGCCCTGGCGGAACTGGCCGCCACCCGCTGGGACGAGGGCAATGCCTTCTTTCCGCCCACCAGCTGGCAGATCAGCAACGTGCACGGCGGCACGGGCGCGACCAACGTCATCCCCGGCCAAGTGGTGGTGGACTTCAACTTCCGCTTCAGCACCGAGTGCACGGCCGAGGGCCTGCAGCAACAGGTGCATGCCGTGCTGGACCGCCACGGCCTGGACTGCGAGCTGGCCTGGGCGCTGGGCGGACAGCCCTTTCTGACGCCCGCCGGCACGCTGGTGGAGGCCGTGCGCGGCGCCATCCACGACGAGACGGGCCTCACCGCCGAGCTGTCCACCACCGGCGGCACCAGCGACGGGCGCTTCATGGCGCAGATCTGCCCGCAGGTGGTCGAGGTCGGCCCGCCCAACGCCAGCATCCACAAGATCGACGAGCACATCCGCCTGGCCGACATCGAGCCGCTGAAGAACATCTACCGCCGCACCCTGGAGCGCCTGAACGCCCAGGCCGCCGCATGA
- a CDS encoding PilT/PilU family type 4a pilus ATPase has protein sequence MSTMEKILRLMAEKKASDVYLSANAPALIKINGECVPINNQLLPVEAPLNLLAEVVPPDRIEELRETGELNMGVPLSGVGRFRVSAMRQRGSFAVVVRFITQQIPQLSSLGLPPVLGELIMQKRGLILVVGATGSGKSTSLAAMIDERNDKLTGHILTVEDPIEYQFKNKRSIVNQREIGTDTQSLQTALKNALRQAPDVILIGEIRDRETMSAAIAYAQSGHLCLATLHGNNSYHALNRILSFYPVEVRSTMLGDLASALNAIVSQRLVRTTTGERVPAAEVMLNTKLVADMIEKGDFSGVREALEKSMAEGSQTFEESLARLILDGRIDRKEGLAYADSPTNLMWRLQNDFAQTARDAQARVRAEQTPEDDAPSFTEIVLDVKPA, from the coding sequence ATGAGCACCATGGAAAAGATTCTGCGCCTGATGGCTGAGAAGAAAGCCTCGGACGTCTATCTGTCGGCCAATGCGCCCGCGCTCATCAAGATCAATGGCGAGTGCGTGCCCATCAACAACCAGCTGCTACCCGTGGAGGCGCCTTTGAACCTGCTGGCCGAGGTGGTGCCGCCCGACCGCATCGAGGAGCTGCGCGAGACGGGCGAGCTGAACATGGGCGTGCCGCTGTCGGGCGTGGGGCGCTTTCGCGTCAGCGCCATGCGCCAGCGCGGCAGCTTCGCCGTGGTGGTGCGTTTCATCACGCAGCAGATCCCGCAGCTGTCCAGCCTGGGCCTGCCGCCGGTGCTGGGCGAGCTCATCATGCAAAAGCGCGGGCTGATCCTGGTGGTGGGCGCCACCGGCTCGGGCAAGAGCACCTCGCTGGCGGCCATGATCGATGAGCGCAACGACAAGCTCACCGGCCACATCCTGACGGTGGAAGACCCGATCGAGTACCAGTTCAAGAACAAGCGCTCCATCGTCAACCAGCGCGAGATCGGCACTGACACGCAGTCGCTGCAGACGGCCTTGAAGAACGCGCTGCGCCAGGCGCCGGACGTGATCCTGATCGGCGAGATCCGCGACCGCGAGACCATGTCCGCCGCCATTGCCTACGCCCAGTCCGGCCACCTGTGCCTGGCCACGCTGCACGGCAACAACAGCTACCACGCGCTCAACCGCATCCTGTCGTTCTACCCGGTGGAGGTGCGCTCGACCATGCTGGGCGATCTGGCCTCGGCCCTGAACGCCATCGTCTCGCAGCGCCTGGTGCGCACCACCACCGGCGAGCGCGTGCCCGCCGCCGAAGTGATGCTCAACACCAAGCTGGTGGCCGACATGATCGAAAAGGGCGACTTCTCCGGCGTGCGCGAGGCGCTGGAAAAGTCCATGGCCGAGGGCTCGCAGACCTTCGAGGAATCGCTTGCCCGCCTGATCCTGGACGGCCGCATCGACCGCAAGGAAGGCCTGGCCTACGCCGACTCGCCCACCAACCTGATGTGGCGGCTGCAAAACGACTTTGCCCAGACGGCGCGCGACGCGCAGGCGCGCGTGCGTGCCGAGCAGACGCCCGAAGACGACGCCCCCTCGTTCACCGAGATCGTGCTGGACGTCAAGCCGGCCTGA
- the dapD gene encoding 2,3,4,5-tetrahydropyridine-2,6-dicarboxylate N-succinyltransferase: MSQPLQTLIDNAWDNRASLAPGNAPRQVMDAVAQVIADLDRGALRVATREGVGQWTVHQWIKKAVLLSFRLNDNALMQAGDLAFFDKVPPKFGGLSAEEMAATGVRVVPPAVARRGSFIAPGAILMPSYVNIGAYVDEGTMVDTWATVGSCAQVGKHVHLSGGVGLGGVLEPLQAGPTIIEDNCFIGARSEIVEGVIVEENSVISMGVYIGKSTPIYNRATGEIHYGRVPAGSVVVSGSLPKDGGRYNLYAAIIVKQVDAKTRSTTSLNDLLRD, from the coding sequence ATGAGCCAGCCTCTGCAGACCCTGATCGACAACGCATGGGACAACCGTGCCAGCTTGGCCCCGGGCAACGCGCCCAGGCAGGTGATGGACGCGGTGGCGCAGGTCATCGCCGACCTGGACCGCGGCGCGCTGCGCGTGGCCACGCGCGAGGGCGTGGGGCAGTGGACGGTGCACCAATGGATCAAGAAGGCGGTGCTGCTGTCCTTTCGCCTGAACGACAACGCCCTCATGCAGGCGGGTGACCTGGCCTTCTTTGACAAGGTGCCGCCCAAGTTCGGCGGCCTGTCGGCCGAGGAAATGGCTGCTACCGGCGTGCGCGTGGTGCCCCCGGCGGTGGCGCGGCGCGGCAGCTTCATCGCCCCCGGCGCCATCCTCATGCCCAGCTACGTGAACATCGGCGCCTATGTGGACGAAGGCACCATGGTGGACACCTGGGCCACCGTGGGCTCGTGCGCGCAGGTGGGCAAGCATGTACACCTGTCCGGCGGCGTGGGCCTGGGCGGCGTGCTGGAGCCGTTGCAGGCCGGCCCGACCATCATCGAGGACAACTGTTTCATCGGCGCGCGCTCGGAGATCGTCGAGGGCGTGATCGTCGAGGAGAACTCCGTCATCAGCATGGGCGTGTACATCGGCAAGAGCACGCCCATCTACAACCGCGCCACCGGCGAGATCCACTACGGCCGCGTGCCGGCCGGCTCGGTGGTGGTCAGCGGCAGCCTGCCCAAGGACGGCGGGCGCTACAACCTGTACGCCGCCATCATCGTCAAGCAGGTGGACGCCAAGACGCGCTCCACCACCAGCCTGAACGACCTGCTGCGCGACTGA